Proteins encoded in a region of the Pseudomonas viciae genome:
- a CDS encoding LutC/YkgG family protein, producing the protein MSAKNNILAKLRKSLTGTTPVADNFDVDLVTQTYRYAPEERIPQLRKLMEAVHTEIHLTSGEGWPALLAQLLRDRQLPSLLIAPTTAHGQKITQFWANNPDLPALKYYDRPVEEWKAELFNDTPASLTGTLGAIAATGSLILWPTREEPRLMSLVPPVHFALLKASEIRDNFYEVQQEFEWAQGMPTNALLVSGPSKTADIEQVLAYGAHGPKDLVVLILEDQ; encoded by the coding sequence ATGAGCGCCAAAAACAATATCCTCGCCAAGCTGCGCAAAAGTCTGACCGGCACCACGCCGGTTGCCGACAACTTCGATGTCGATCTGGTGACGCAAACCTACCGCTACGCGCCCGAGGAACGCATCCCACAATTGCGCAAATTGATGGAAGCGGTGCACACCGAAATCCACCTGACGTCCGGCGAAGGCTGGCCGGCGCTGCTGGCGCAATTGCTGCGTGACCGTCAGCTGCCGAGTTTGCTCATCGCCCCGACCACAGCGCACGGGCAAAAAATCACACAGTTCTGGGCGAACAATCCGGACCTGCCGGCCCTCAAGTACTACGACCGGCCGGTAGAGGAATGGAAAGCCGAACTGTTCAACGACACCCCCGCCAGCCTGACCGGAACCCTCGGCGCCATCGCCGCCACCGGTAGCCTGATTCTCTGGCCGACGCGAGAAGAACCACGGCTGATGAGCCTGGTACCGCCGGTGCATTTCGCCCTGCTCAAGGCCAGTGAAATCCGCGACAACTTCTATGAAGTGCAACAGGAATTCGAATGGGCCCAAGGCATGCCCACCAACGCCCTGCTGGTGTCGGGCCCGTCGAAAACCGCCGACATCGAACAAGTCCTGGCCTACGGCGCCCATGGTCCAAAGGATCTGGTGGTCTTGATTCTGGAGGACCAATGA
- a CDS encoding LutB/LldF family L-lactate oxidation iron-sulfur protein, with the protein MSTPTLIPTVEVQEDFRARAHKALDDTQLRNNFRSAMDSLMTKRATSFSDAHEREHLRVLGNAVRARALSKLPDLLEQLETNLTRNGVNVHWAETVDEANGIVLSIIRAHEARQVIKGKSMVSEEMEMNHFLEARDIECLESDMGEYIVQLDHEKPSHIIMPAIHKNAGQVASLFHDKLGVEYTKDVDQLIQIGRKVLRQKFFEADVGVSGVNFAVAETGTLLLVENEGNGRMSTTVPPVHIAVTGIEKVVENLRDVVPLLSLLTRSALGQPITTYVNMISGPRKANELDGPQEVHLVLLDNGRSQAFADSELRQTLNCIRCGACMNHCPVYTRIGGHAYGEVYPGPIGKIITPHMVGLAKVPDHPSASSLCGACGEVCPVKIPIPALLRRLREENVKAPNSPNQVMRGQGSKYSPKERFIWNTWARLNSSPRLYRLFGFFATRLRALTPKNIGPWTQNHSAPKPAARSLHDLAREHLNQQGDRR; encoded by the coding sequence ATGAGCACGCCGACGCTGATCCCGACTGTAGAGGTGCAGGAAGATTTTCGCGCCCGAGCCCACAAGGCTTTGGACGACACGCAACTGCGAAACAACTTTCGCAGCGCGATGGATTCACTGATGACCAAACGGGCAACGTCTTTCAGCGATGCCCACGAAAGAGAACACCTGCGAGTGCTCGGCAATGCCGTCCGCGCCCGCGCGTTATCCAAGCTGCCCGACCTGCTCGAGCAACTTGAAACCAACCTGACCCGCAACGGTGTGAACGTGCACTGGGCGGAAACGGTGGACGAGGCCAATGGCATCGTCCTCTCGATCATCCGTGCTCACGAGGCGCGGCAAGTGATCAAGGGCAAATCGATGGTCAGCGAAGAGATGGAGATGAACCATTTCCTCGAGGCTCGGGACATTGAATGTCTCGAATCCGACATGGGGGAGTACATCGTCCAGCTCGATCACGAGAAGCCTTCACACATCATTATGCCGGCGATCCACAAGAACGCCGGTCAGGTCGCGTCCTTGTTCCACGACAAACTCGGCGTGGAGTACACCAAGGACGTTGACCAACTCATTCAGATCGGTCGCAAGGTATTGCGGCAGAAATTCTTCGAGGCCGACGTCGGCGTCTCGGGCGTCAACTTCGCCGTCGCCGAAACCGGCACGCTGTTGCTGGTGGAAAACGAAGGCAACGGGCGGATGTCCACCACCGTGCCACCAGTGCACATCGCCGTGACCGGCATCGAAAAAGTCGTGGAGAACCTGCGCGATGTCGTGCCGCTACTGTCGCTGCTGACCCGTTCGGCCCTCGGCCAGCCCATCACCACCTACGTCAACATGATCTCCGGCCCGCGCAAGGCCAACGAACTGGACGGTCCCCAGGAAGTCCACCTGGTGCTGCTGGACAACGGTCGCAGCCAGGCGTTTGCCGACAGCGAATTGCGCCAGACCCTGAACTGCATTCGCTGCGGCGCTTGTATGAATCATTGCCCGGTCTATACCCGAATCGGCGGCCATGCCTACGGTGAGGTTTACCCGGGGCCTATCGGAAAAATCATCACGCCGCACATGGTCGGCCTGGCCAAAGTGCCAGACCACCCGAGCGCCTCTTCCTTATGCGGCGCCTGCGGTGAAGTTTGCCCGGTGAAGATTCCGATCCCCGCCCTGCTGCGGCGGCTGCGCGAAGAAAACGTCAAGGCGCCCAACAGCCCGAACCAGGTAATGCGCGGCCAGGGCAGCAAATACTCGCCCAAGGAACGCTTCATCTGGAATACCTGGGCCCGGCTCAACAGTTCGCCGCGGCTGTATCGGCTATTCGGTTTTTTCGCCACCCGCTTGCGCGCCCTGACGCCCAAAAACATCGGCCCGTGGACCCAAAACCACAGCGCCCCCAAACCCGCCGCCCGCTCATTGCATGACCTGGCCCGCGAACACCTGAACCAGCAGGGAGACCGCCGATGA
- a CDS encoding lactate permease LctP family transporter: protein MQTWQQLYSPLGSLGLSALAAVIPIVFFFLALAVFRLKGHVAGSITLALAIAVAIFAFQMPADMAFAAAGYGFAYGLWPIAWIIVAAVFLYKLTVKSGQFEVIRSSVLSITDDQRLQVLLIGFCFGAFLEGAAGFGAPVAITAALLVGLGFNPLYAAGLCLIANTAPVAFGALGIPIIVAGQVTGIDAFKIGAMTGRQLPLLSLFVPFWLVFMMDGLRGVRETWPAALVAGLSFAITQYFTSNFIGPELPDITSALASLISLTLFLKVWQPKRSAGAQIAGATSSATVTASVGGFGQPRSTVVSPYSLGEIIKAWSPFLILTVLVTIWTLKPFKAMFAAGGSMYGWVFNFAIPHLDQMVIKVAPIVVNPTAIPAVFKLDPISATGTAIFFSALISMLVLKINLKTGLTTLKETFYELRWPILSIGMVLAFAFVTNYSGMSSTMALVLAGTGAAFPFFSPFLGWLGVFLTGSDTSSNALFSSLQATTAHQIGVNDTLLVAANTSGGVTGKMISPQSIAVACAATGLVGKESDLFRFTLKHSLFFATIVGLITLAQAYWFTGMLVH from the coding sequence ATGCAAACCTGGCAACAGCTCTACAGCCCGCTCGGCAGCCTCGGCTTGTCCGCACTCGCGGCCGTTATTCCCATCGTGTTTTTCTTCCTGGCCCTGGCGGTGTTTCGCCTCAAGGGGCACGTGGCCGGCAGCATCACCCTGGCCCTGGCGATTGCCGTGGCGATCTTTGCGTTCCAAATGCCCGCCGACATGGCCTTCGCCGCTGCCGGTTATGGCTTTGCCTATGGTCTGTGGCCCATCGCCTGGATCATTGTCGCCGCTGTGTTTCTCTACAAACTGACGGTCAAGAGCGGCCAGTTCGAAGTGATCCGCAGCTCGGTGCTGTCGATTACCGATGACCAACGCCTGCAAGTGCTGTTGATCGGCTTTTGCTTCGGCGCATTCCTGGAAGGTGCCGCCGGTTTTGGTGCGCCAGTGGCGATCACCGCCGCCCTGTTGGTCGGCCTGGGTTTCAACCCTCTGTACGCCGCCGGCCTGTGCCTGATCGCCAACACCGCCCCGGTGGCGTTCGGCGCGCTGGGTATCCCGATCATCGTGGCCGGCCAGGTCACCGGGATCGATGCGTTCAAGATCGGCGCCATGACCGGTCGCCAGTTGCCGCTGCTGTCGCTGTTCGTGCCGTTCTGGCTGGTGTTCATGATGGACGGCCTGCGCGGCGTGCGGGAAACCTGGCCAGCAGCGTTGGTCGCTGGCTTGAGCTTCGCCATCACCCAGTACTTCACCTCCAACTTCATCGGCCCGGAACTGCCGGACATCACCTCGGCCCTGGCCAGCCTGATTTCCCTGACCCTGTTCCTGAAAGTCTGGCAGCCCAAGCGCAGCGCAGGTGCCCAGATTGCTGGCGCCACTTCCAGCGCAACGGTTACCGCCAGCGTCGGCGGTTTCGGCCAGCCGCGCAGCACTGTGGTTTCGCCCTACAGCCTGGGGGAAATTATCAAGGCCTGGTCACCGTTCCTGATCCTCACCGTGCTGGTAACAATCTGGACCCTGAAACCGTTCAAGGCGATGTTCGCCGCCGGCGGCTCCATGTACGGCTGGGTGTTCAACTTCGCCATCCCGCACCTGGACCAGATGGTGATCAAGGTCGCGCCGATCGTGGTCAATCCGACAGCCATCCCGGCGGTCTTCAAGCTTGATCCGATTTCCGCTACCGGCACGGCGATTTTCTTCTCGGCCTTGATCTCGATGCTGGTGTTGAAGATCAACCTTAAAACTGGTCTTACCACTTTAAAAGAGACTTTCTACGAGCTGCGCTGGCCGATTCTGTCCATCGGCATGGTGCTGGCGTTCGCCTTCGTCACCAACTATTCGGGCATGTCGTCGACCATGGCCTTGGTGCTGGCTGGCACCGGCGCGGCGTTCCCGTTCTTCTCGCCGTTCCTGGGCTGGCTGGGGGTATTCCTGACCGGTTCTGATACCTCATCCAACGCTCTGTTCAGCTCGCTGCAAGCCACCACCGCGCACCAGATCGGCGTCAACGACACCTTGCTCGTCGCGGCGAACACCAGCGGCGGCGTGACCGGCAAGATGATTTCGCCACAATCGATCGCGGTGGCCTGCGCGGCGACCGGGCTGGTGGGCAAGGAGTCGGATCTGTTCCGTTTCACCCTCAAACACAGCCTATTCTTTGCAACGATCGTCGGCCTGATCACCTTGGCCCAGGCCTACTGGTTTACCGGCATGCTGGTGCACTGA
- the smpB gene encoding SsrA-binding protein SmpB produces MAKQKKHPTGTIAQNKKARHDYFIEQRFEAGMVLAGWEVKSLRAGKAQLVDSYVLLKDGEAWLLGSHISPLTTASTHVIADPTRSRKLLLNKRELEKLFASVQQKGYACVCTSLYWSKHLIKCEIALGKGKKEYDKRDTERERDAGRELQRAVRNKGKED; encoded by the coding sequence ATGGCTAAACAGAAGAAACACCCCACAGGGACCATCGCGCAAAACAAAAAGGCGCGACACGATTACTTCATCGAACAACGTTTCGAGGCTGGCATGGTCCTGGCCGGCTGGGAAGTAAAGAGCTTGCGTGCCGGCAAGGCGCAACTGGTCGACAGCTATGTGCTGCTCAAGGACGGCGAAGCCTGGCTGCTGGGCAGCCACATTTCGCCGCTGACCACCGCCAGCACCCACGTGATTGCCGATCCGACGCGCTCGCGCAAACTGCTACTGAACAAACGCGAGCTGGAAAAACTCTTCGCGTCTGTGCAACAGAAGGGTTACGCCTGCGTCTGCACGTCGTTGTACTGGAGCAAGCACTTGATCAAGTGCGAGATCGCGCTGGGCAAGGGCAAGAAGGAATACGACAAGCGCGATACCGAACGCGAACGCGACGCTGGTCGCGAGCTGCAGCGTGCGGTGCGGAACAAGGGCAAGGAAGACTGA
- a CDS encoding (Fe-S)-binding protein — MSELFYNAVPNATRVAPPLPEPRQYPSEKPQRVYLFGTCVVDLFYPEAGMDAIHLLEREGIRVEYPQGQSCCGQPAYTSGYTEQARTVARAQLALFAGDYPVVVPSGSCAGMLREHYADLFKDEPDTLKQVQALAARTYELAEFLLFVCKVQLQDSGAPVKIALHTSCSARREMNTHLHGRALLAQLRNVERVEHSHESECCGFGGTFSVRMPDISGAMVADKTRALKESGAHKVISADCGCLMNINGALEKQQEALRGQHLASFLWQRTGGVA; from the coding sequence ATGAGCGAGCTTTTTTATAACGCCGTGCCGAACGCGACCCGAGTCGCCCCGCCATTGCCCGAGCCTCGGCAGTACCCCAGCGAAAAACCGCAACGGGTCTATCTGTTCGGAACATGTGTGGTGGATCTGTTCTATCCCGAAGCCGGGATGGATGCGATTCATCTGCTGGAGCGCGAAGGGATCCGGGTGGAGTACCCGCAAGGACAAAGTTGCTGCGGTCAACCGGCCTACACCTCGGGATACACCGAGCAGGCGCGGACGGTAGCGCGAGCGCAACTGGCCCTGTTTGCCGGCGATTATCCGGTGGTGGTGCCCTCGGGCTCCTGCGCCGGCATGCTGCGCGAGCATTACGCCGACCTGTTCAAGGATGAGCCCGACACGCTCAAACAGGTCCAGGCCCTGGCGGCCCGGACCTATGAATTGGCCGAATTCCTGCTGTTTGTCTGCAAGGTGCAGCTGCAGGACAGCGGCGCGCCGGTGAAAATCGCGTTGCACACGTCCTGCTCGGCCCGGCGTGAAATGAACACCCACCTGCATGGCCGTGCGTTATTGGCACAGCTGCGCAACGTGGAGCGCGTCGAGCACAGCCATGAAAGTGAATGCTGTGGCTTTGGTGGCACGTTCAGCGTGCGCATGCCGGATATTTCCGGCGCGATGGTGGCCGACAAGACCCGGGCGCTGAAGGAATCCGGCGCGCACAAGGTCATCAGTGCCGATTGCGGCTGCCTGATGAACATCAACGGCGCACTGGAAAAACAGCAGGAGGCGTTACGCGGCCAGCATCTGGCGAGCTTCCTCTGGCAGCGTACCGGAGGTGTTGCATGA
- a CDS encoding FCD domain-containing protein, producing the protein MGFDQIRQRRLSDDIVERLEGMILEGTLKSGERLPAERTLAEQFGVSRPSLREAIQKLAAKGLLVSRQGGGNYVVESLGSTFSDPLLQLLESNPEAQRDLLEFRHTLEASCAYYAALRATDVDRERLTAAFDELQDCYSRHDEVSRAEEGAADARFHLAIAEASHNAVLLHTIRGLFDLLKRNVVTNIGGMYKQRSETRDMLISQHRELYQAIMEGQAEQAREISSRHILYVQEVLEEVRQEVQRVARAERRKGM; encoded by the coding sequence ATGGGGTTTGATCAGATTCGTCAGCGCCGTTTGTCTGACGATATTGTCGAGCGGCTTGAAGGAATGATCCTTGAGGGCACGCTGAAATCCGGTGAGCGGCTGCCGGCTGAGCGGACCCTGGCCGAGCAGTTCGGCGTGTCACGCCCTTCGTTGCGCGAGGCGATCCAGAAACTGGCGGCCAAGGGCCTGTTGGTCAGTCGCCAGGGCGGCGGCAACTATGTGGTGGAGTCGCTGGGCTCGACGTTCAGTGATCCGCTGCTGCAACTGCTGGAAAGCAATCCCGAGGCGCAACGGGATTTGTTGGAGTTCCGCCATACGCTGGAAGCGTCCTGTGCCTACTACGCGGCGCTACGGGCTACGGATGTGGATCGCGAGCGACTGACGGCGGCTTTCGATGAGCTGCAGGATTGCTACTCACGGCACGACGAAGTCAGCCGGGCCGAGGAGGGCGCAGCGGATGCGCGGTTCCATCTGGCGATTGCCGAGGCCAGTCATAACGCGGTGTTGCTGCACACCATTCGCGGGCTGTTCGATCTGCTCAAGCGCAACGTGGTGACCAACATCGGCGGCATGTACAAGCAGCGCAGCGAAACCCGCGACATGCTGATCAGCCAGCACCGAGAGTTGTATCAAGCCATTATGGAAGGGCAGGCCGAGCAGGCGCGGGAAATTTCCAGCCGACATATTTTGTATGTGCAGGAGGTTTTGGAGGAGGTGCGTCAGGAAGTGCAGCGGGTGGCGCGGGCAGAGCGGCGCAAGGGGATGTAG